One part of the Sebastes fasciatus isolate fSebFas1 chromosome 8, fSebFas1.pri, whole genome shotgun sequence genome encodes these proteins:
- the nppa gene encoding natriuretic peptides A — MRTAVLLGLLALVCQHTLVCSHTLGRPSSTGDLAQLKSLLERFEETLVDAAQEEDSEADYEGTNQQPENSQPSRAWNLDQEGDQEPSISERSKPAEVHSRTPSQRSRLQDLLMTVRQRSSGCFGARMDRIGNASGLGCNNGRG; from the exons ATGAGGACCGCGGTCCTGTTGGGCCTGCTGGCGCTGGTGTGTCAGCACACACTGGTTTGCAGCCACACGCTGGGAAGGCCCTCTTCTACCGGTGACCTGGCTCAGCTCAAG TCTTTACTGGAGCGCTTTGAAGAGACTCTGGTCGATGCAGCCCAGGAGGAGGACTCTGAAGCTGATTATGAAGGGACAAACCAGCAGCCCGAGAACAGCCAGCCCAGCCGGGCATGGAACCTGGACCAGGAGGGGGACCAAGAACCTTCGATATCAGAAAGATCCAAACCAGCCGAGGTCCACAGCAGGACCCCGAGTCAGAGGAGCCGTCTGCAAGACCTGCTGATGACCGTCAGGCAACGATCCTCTGGCTGCTTTGGAGCCAGGATGGATCGAATAGGAAATGCCAGCGGTCTGGGATGCAACAATGGAAGAG GCTAG